A section of the Chelmon rostratus isolate fCheRos1 chromosome 16, fCheRos1.pri, whole genome shotgun sequence genome encodes:
- the LOC121619281 gene encoding glutathione S-transferase A-like — protein sequence MAKSMSLLWGAGSPPCWRVMITLEEKKLQGYKHKLLSFEKGEHKSQEVLEINPRGQLPAFKHGDNILNESCAICLYLENQFKSQGIRLIPDSPAEQALMYQRMMEGLTFTDKLNSVIYYEWFVPEEERCDSAVKRNREALTTEFKLWEGYLQKVAAGSYLAGAFSLADVIVFPNIAYAFRFGLSVGRYPKLAKYYSLLKDRPSIKASRPPHWVASPQGYDTLKDL from the exons ATGGCCAAGTCAATGAGTCTGCTGTGGGGGGCTGGATCCCCTCCCTGCTGGCGGGTTATGATCACCCTGGAGGAAAAGAAGCTGCAGGGCTACAAGCACAAGCTGCTGTCTTTTGAGAAAGGAGAGCACAAATCCCAGGAAGTCTTGGAAATCAATCCAAGGGGACAG CTTCCTGCCTTCAAACATGGAGACAACATACTGAACGAGTCCTGTGCAATATGTTTATACCTGGAG AATCAGTTCAAGTCCCAGGGCATCAGGCTGATCCCTGACAGCCCTGCAGAACAAGCACTGATGTACCAACGCATGATGGAGGGCCTCACCTTCACTGATAAACTCA ATTCAGTCATCTACTATGAGTGGTTTGTCCCTGAAGAGGAGAGATGTGATTCTgcagtgaagagaaacagggAGGCTCTGACCACTGAATTCAAACTCTGGGAGGGTTACCTGCAGAAG GTGGCTGCAGGCTCGTACCTTGCGGGGGCCTTCTCCCTGGCTGATGTGATCGTCTTCCCAAACATCGCTTATGCTTTTCGTTTCGG GCTGTCTGTTGGACGTTACCCCAAACTGGCAAAATATTACAGCCTGCTGAAGGACAGACCGAGCATTAAAGCCAGCAGGCCTCCACACTGGGTGGCCAGCCCACAGGGTTATGACACCCTGAAGGatctctga